In the Leucoraja erinacea ecotype New England chromosome 32, Leri_hhj_1, whole genome shotgun sequence genome, one interval contains:
- the chek1 gene encoding serine/threonine-protein kinase Chk1 yields MAVPFVEDWDLVQTLGEGAYGEVQLAINRRTEEAVAVKKVDTTCARDCPDNIKKEICINKMLSHTNIVRFYGHRREAHIQYLFLEYCSGGELFDRIEPDVGMPEVDAHRFFQQLIAGVEYLHGIGITHRDIKPENLLLDDRDNLKLSDFGLATVYRHNGRERLLNKMCGTLPYVAPELLKRKEFHAEPVDVWSCGIVLVAMLAGELPWDQPAESCQEYCDWNEKKLYLTPWKKIEPIPLSLLNNILTQSPKNRTTISDIKKDRWFINQFKRGVKRGRLSSGCPNDSQGPFSKQIHSNVDLSPASDIPWRDNQTRYSISQPEPRIASSVWDCNPSSIDNLVQGISFSQPTYTDHMLVGSQLQNTPGSSQNPWQRLVKRMTRFLTKLNAEQSYLSLKEVCEKLGYTWKKNCNNQVTISTVDRRNNKLIFKVNLIEMNERILVDFRLSKGDGLEFKRHFVTIKHKLNDIIYTQKILTPLT; encoded by the exons ATGGCTGTACCATTTGTGGAAGATTGGGACCTGGTGCAGACTTTGGGTGAAGGAGCGTATGGCGA GGTTCAACTGGCAATTAATCGGCGAACAGAGGAAGcagtggcagtgaagaaagtggacACCACATGCGCTCGCGACTGCCCTGATAATATCAAGAAGGAAATCTGCATCAATAAGATGCTGAGCCACACAAACATTGTCCGCTTCTATGGGCATCGGAGAGAGGCGCACATCCAATACTTGTTTTTGGAGTATTGCAGTGGAGGAGAGCTCTTCGATAGAATAG AGCCTGATGTGGGGATGCCGGAAGTGGATGCTCATAGGTTTTTCCAGCAGCTAATAGCAGGAGTG GAATATCTTCATGGCATTGGAATTACACACAGGGACATCAAGCCAGAGAACCTGCTACTTGACGACAGAG ATAACCTGAAGCTCTCTGATTTTGGCTTGGCAACAGTTTATAGACACAATGGCCGGGAGAGGTTGTTAAATAAAATGTGCGGCACTCTACCGTATGTTGCCCCAGAACTTCTGAAGAGGAAGGAGTTCCATGCGGAACCGGTGGATGTCTGGTCCTGTGGAATTGTTCTCGTTGCCATGCTGGCCGGAG AATTACCCTGGGACCAGCCTGCTGAGAGTTGCCAGGAATACTGTGATTGGAATGAAAAGAAACTATACTTGACACCGTGGAAAAAGATCGAACCTATCCCACTGA GTCTACTGAACAACATTCTGACACAAAGCCCAAAGAACAGAACCACTATTTCCGATATTAAAAAGGACCGATGGTTCATTAACCAGTTTAAGAGAG GTGTGAAGAGAGGTCGGTTGTCATCTGGTTGCCCTAATGATTCTCAGGGACCGTTCTCTAAACAGATTCATTCTAACGTGGACCTGTCCCCTGCTAGTGATATCCCCTGGAG GGATAATCAAACAAGGTACTCGATATCTCAGCCTGAGCCTCGGATTGCTTCATCGGTATGGGATTGCAATCCTTCCAGCATTGATAATCTAGTCCAAGGCATCAGCTTCTCCCAGCCCACGTATACAGATCACATGCTTGTCGGAAGCCAGTTACAGAATACACCAGGATCATCACAG AACCCTTGGCAACGACTGGTGAAACGAATGACCCGGTTCCTCACAAAGTTGAATGCTGAACAATCCTACCTGAGCCTGAAGGAGGTTTGTGAAAAACTGGGCTACACCTGGAAGAAAAATTGCAACAACCAG GTGACCATATCAACAGTGGACAGACGGAACAACAAGCTGATATTCAAAGTGAATCTGATTGAGATGAATGAGAGAATTCTGGTGGACTTTAGATTGTCCAAG GGTGACGGTCTGGAGTTCAAAAGACACTTTGTGACCATAAAGCACAAATTAAATGACATCATCTACACTCAGAAGATCCTGACGCCTCTAACCTGA